The DNA window GCCATCTCACCCTGCGGATCGTGGTGCGGGCGCTGTTCGGATTGGATCCCCAAGGCCCGGAGGTCACCGGCTTTTCCAACGCGACGCAGCGGTTGAATGCCGAATTGGGGAAGTTCGTGCGGATGCCGTTGGTCCCCTTGAAGTTTCCGACGCCGAGCCACCGACGCTTCTGGCGGGCGATCGCCGATATGGATGCCATCGTCTACGCGGTGATCAACAAATTGCGCGACACCGACAGCAGCGGCTTGCTGGCCATGCTCATGAACTCCACGGACGCTGATACCAACGAGAACCTCACCGACAGGGAGTTGCGCGACGAGGTCGTCACCATGCTCTTCGCCGGTCACGAGACCAGCTCCTCGGCTCTGACGTCCACCATTTTGCTTCTGCAATTGCATCCGGAGGTTCGTCAGCGGCTGCGCGATGACGTCGACACCGCATTGCCCGGCGGGCACGCCACCATGACCGACCTGCCCGCGCTGTCGTACAGCAAGCAGGTGATGGAGGAGGTGTTGCGGCTCAAACCGCCGGCATGGATGGGACAACGCCGCGCCGACGAGGAAGACGAGATCGGAGGCTACCGCATCCCGGCAGGTACTCCGGTGATGTTCAGTTACTATCACGCACACCGGAACCCCGAGTGTTGGGACCAGCCGGACACCTTCGACCCAGACCGCTTCACCGCCGACGCGGTCGCCGCCCGTGACCGGAACGTGTACCTGCCCTTCGGCGCGGGCGGACACCTCTGCATCGGCAACGCGTTCGCGATGATGGAGATGCAGCTCGCGCTCTCGACCATCATGCGGCGATTCGAATTGACCATCGAGAACCCGGACCTCACCCCGACTTCCGCGCTAACCCTTAACACCAAGTTCCCGGTTATCGCTACGCTGACCGAACGGCAATAGCGCTGCGAACAGTGCGGTTCGAACCGCTGGCGAATCCATGACTTCGATGGACTCGCCGGGGCGGTTCGATGCTGTTGCCGGGTCTATTTCCATCCCCGGCCGCTTGTGTAGTTCGGTCAGGTCTGATTGCTCGTGCCGCTCGCCATCTGCGGGTTTGCCGAAACCTCGGAGATGAATTGCGGCGCAATGAGTCTGGTGTGTTGTTCAGATTCAAGCGGTCATCGCAACACTGTCCTGTTGGAGTGAGCCTAGATGATGGTCGAGGACTTCGGCGGGGGTTCGCCAGCCGAGGGTCAGCCCGGTGGTCGGGGCGGATCGGGGTAGATGCAGCCGGGTTCTTCGTGCGTGGCGGGCGATGCGGCCGGGCAGTGAGAACAGGTGCAGCCGTTGCGTTTTCGGTTCCCAGCGGCGAGCTTCGTGGTGTGTGAGTGCCAGCATCTGCATCCAGGCGGTGAGGTCGAGCGCGAGCGTGACCAGCGCAACCCAAATCTGGTTCGCTGCCAAGGATTTGAAGGGCAGGTTACACATCCCGGTGTCCTTACCGGCTTTGATGCGATTCTCGAAGCGAGCCCTGCGGCGGTGCCGAAGCTCGAGATCGGGCAGTTGCCCGCGGCCGGTGTTGGTGACGAACGCGGTCAACCGCAGCCCGTCGACGTCGGCGAACCGCAGCTGTGCGCCGGGGTGGGGACGTTCTTTCCGCGCGACCAGCCGCATCCCGGTCGGCCAACCGGAAAGGTCGAGCATGTCGGTGATTTCGGCGACCCACGCGCCCTTGCGCATTGCCATCGGCATCGTAGGCGGGGGTCCACACCTTCTTCGGGACCTTGTTCACCGCCTCGACGATGGTGTCGGTAAGGGTGAATCCGAGCGAGTATTGCGCCCGCCGGGCATGGCAGTAATCGACGAGCTTGTGCGTGCCGCCACCAGCGTCGGTGCGCACCAACACTTTCCGGTCCACTCGCCACGACGCCCGCCACGGCAACAGCGCTTCGGCGAGGACTGTTTTGTGGTCGGCGGCGGTGTTCGCGCCGGAATGCCGGCGCGCAGCAGGATCGCGGCGGGTTCGCCGGTGCCGTCGACGCCGTGGTCGATGAACGCGCACTAGTGAGCTTGCAGCGGCCATTCGAACCACATCGCTGGATGAGAGACAGTCCCGGGAGCGGCGGCCGGACGGGAGCAGTGGTGGGACGACGGACGACAGCGGCGGTAGCGGTGCTGGCAGGGGTGCTGGTGGTCGCCACTGGGTGTGGGACGACGAACGGGGGGGTGTCCCTATGGTTTTCGTCAAGGTGGAGCGGGGTGCTTGCGGATGTCGGTGAGCTGAGGTGCGGGCTGGTGCCTATGGCGGCGGGGTGCAGGTCGTGATGCAGAACGGGTGGCCTGCTGGATCGAGTAGCACTCGCCAGCGCGGGTCGGGTTGCGTGGGTGCTGGTTTCGCTCCGATCCGGAGCGCGCGCAGCTGGCATTGGTCCAGGTCGGTGTCCGCGGCTAGGTCGAGGTGGACGATCGAGGTTCCGGGCCAGGATGGTGCCGTGTAGTCGGCGACTTTCTGGGCGATCATGGTGAGCCCGGAAGGGATGCGGATCCCGGCGCTGCCGTCGTTGTTCCATAGGAGGCGCCCGCCGAGCAGTTCGATATAGAAACGTGCCAGGGCCTCGGGGTTACCGCAATCCAGGGATATCCCGGCCAGTTGTAAGGGCTCTGTCATCGACCAACTCCTGTGCTGCTGCCCGGGTGGAATCCGCTCGCGCCATGGTGGCATCACGTCGTCGCTGGTGCCAGCGTATTTCGGTAGGGCTCTTTGGTTTTGAGCATGGCGTAGAGGACGTCGCAGCGGCGCCGGGCCAGGCAGATGAGGGCGGCGTTGTGTTTCTTGCCCTCGCCGCGTTTGCGGTCGTAGTAGGTGCGGCTGGCTGGGTCGTGTAGCGCGGCGAACGCGGACAGGAACAAGGCCCGTTTGAGTTTGTGGTTGCCCGATCGGGCCGGGTGCTCGCCGCGGATCGAGCTGCCGGAGCGATGGGTGACCGGAGCGATTCCGGCGTAGGAGGCGAGGTGGCCGGCCGAGGCGAAGGCCGAGCCGTCACCGACCTCGAGCAGAATGCGAGCGCCGGTCCTGACTCCGACGCCGGGCATCGAGGTCAGGACCTTGGCAAGAGGGTGGTCATCGAGCATCTCCTCGATGTCGGCGGCGACTTGGTGTCGTTGCAGCAGAACATTTTTCAACGAGTTAGCCAGCTTCGGCAGCACGATCTCAGCGGCGTTGGATCCGGGAACTGTGACCGTCTGGGCGGGCAGTGCGGCCAGGATTTCCTCGACCAGACGCGCGCCCATGCGAGGTGCGTGTTTGGTCGCGATCGTGGTGAGTTTGCGTCGGCCGGCGGCGCGGATTCCTTCAGGTCCGCCGCACCGCGACAAGATTTCCAGGACGGCCGGGTGCGCTACTCGTGGGCCGAGGACCCGTTCGAGGGCGGGGTGGATGCTGGTGAGCAGGCCTCGGATGCGGTTGCTGGTGCGGGTCGCTTCGCCCGCCAGGTCGTCGTCGAAACCGACGAGGACCCCGAGCTCGGTGAGGGTTTCATCGCCGGTGTCGACCCGGCGCAACGTGTGGGGCATGGTGCGGGCCGCGTCGGCGATGATGTGGGCGTCGCGGGCATCGGTCTTGGCTTGACCGGGGTAAAGGTCAGCGATGCGGCGCATCGACAGCCCGGGCAGATAGGCCACATCGTGGCCGCAAGCGCGGGCGACGGTGACTGGTAGGGCGCCGATGGTGTTGGGCTGGTCGACCACGATCAGCAGCGGGCCGCGGGTGGCGAGCTGGTCGAACACCGCCCGTAGGCGGGTCTCGTCGTTGGGTAGCGCTTTGTCGAACAACCGCTTCCCGGCCGGGTCGAGACCGACCGCGTGGTGTTCACCTTTTCCCACGTCAATGCCGCAAAACACGGCATACGCCTGTGTCACTTTGCAGTTCCTCATCGCATCGAAACGCTCCGATACGGTCGCCCGATCTGGCGTCAACGCCCGGCACCCACGTTACGAAGAGACCTACGAGCAGCCCTGTCCCCATCAGCGGTCCGTCGACGCCACCAGTACCCGGCGACACCACCCCCCGGATCATGAGTGCGACAGGGGGAAGAAGTCATACCGGGACCGGCGACCGTGAGCCCGTTGGGGCTCACGAAAAAGGTAACGGGGGGGACCGCTTCGCAGCGTGGCTGCGGGATTGTCGCGCAACCGATTCGGTGATTGCTCCAGATACAGGCTCAGCCAAAGTGATTCCCGTTAACGGATCGCTGAGCGGCAACCGTCAATGCCGATGGGTTACCAGTTCGATTGCCAGTCAGCGTAATTCCCGTAAGCGGGATCGTTGACCGGTCAAACGTTGAATCCGGAAACCGCCGTTTGAGTAGCGAAAATGCGCTATTCCCGCAGAAGATCCTCCAAGGCGTCGATTCCGCGGTTGGCGCGTACCGGCAGCATAACTGGTCCGATTACACGGCTGGGAGCACTTGACTCGCGCGCCAGGACGGCACTCAGATCTTCGGTGCCGACTGCTCGACTCGACGTGAGTTAACTAAATATTAGCCATGACTGCTGATGTTGCCCGCTCCGTGCGTCAACCCGCGCCGCCGCCATCACGGCGTTCCCGTCCGAGGCTCCTCACGGTCGACCCCAAACCAAACTTGTTGAGCTATCAACCCACAGCTAGAAGTCGTGCGAGCGCGGGAAAGGCCCGCAGCAGTCTCGGTTGCCCCTTACCTTGCGCGCGAAAGAGGCGCACAATGATTGCGATACACCGGTTTCAGGGTTTGTGATCGACGGGTAGCTGGATGTCCGCTGACAAGCATTCGGACGGGCATCCGCCGTAGTGACAGCGTCCATATACAGGGTCGCGGCGCCTGGATTCACTGTTGGCATCGCGGCCGCGCTCCACACCACACTCAACGCCGGGCACCGCGAATGCTGCCTGTAGCGACTACGGCCGCCCCCGCCAGTTCGGCACTATCAATCGATAGGAAGCGCCATGTCAGAGCAGAACAAGGCCGCCGCCAAGCGCGTCTTCGACGCATGGAACATGCGAGATCTCGATGTATTCGACGAGGTGATTGCGGCTGACTGCATCAACCACGATCCACAGAACCCGTTCGCCGATGTCCATGGTCCCGACGGCTTCAAAAGGCTCGTGCAGATGTATCTCGCCGCGTTCTCGGATCAACGGTTCTTGCTCAACGAACAGATCGCCGAAGGCGATTTCGTCACTACCCGATGGACGGTGACAGGCACCAACGACGGCGAGATGATGGGCATGTCCCCGACAGGCAAATCAGCGGTCGTTCAGGTAATCACAATCAATCGCTTCCAGGACGGCAAGATCGTCGAAAGCTGGGCATGTTGGGACACGCTCGGGATGATGCAGCAACTCGGTGTCGTCCAGTCGGCGCACTCTGCAACAACCTGACAGGGTGATGACAACATCTCAGTCCTGAGACTGCGACGACGATGCGGTGACCACACACGATTCACCTGGGATGGGCGAGAGTCGCTGCCCTCGTGACGGATTGGAGGCGGTGCGTCGAACTAGCTCGCTCCGGTAACAGTCGGGGTGAGCCTACTCAGCTCGAGACCGACCGACCTCGACCTGGTTGTGGGCGTGCGGTATTCCAGCACGTGACCGGTGGTTGACGACCTGATACGTTTGCGAAAACCTGCGGAATCGACGCGGGCGCAAGATGATCGGGTGGTTGGGGCGGAATGGCTGAGGACACCGAAGAGTTGGCCGCGCGGATCAAGCGGATCAACGAGGCGACCGAACAGGTACGAGGGCGTGCGCGGTCCGCAGACGGCGCTGTCTACATCGAGACCGATGCCCGTGGGGCGATTACGGATCTGCGGCTCGCACCCCATGCTGTGGAGCATGGAATGAACCGACTGGCGATGCTCATCGCCGATCGGCATCGGGCGGCGTTTGCGAATGCCGAAG is part of the Nocardia sp. NBC_00565 genome and encodes:
- a CDS encoding cytochrome P450; translation: MTQHGNVFQFQLINGNMVGITHPHHIKYILQERMANFTRETQMYDIIEPFIGRGLASIADHNRWRRNRRLVQPAFHHKKINALSEIMVAEIDSMCDKWAEHARAGRTINVGEQMSHLTLRIVVRALFGLDPQGPEVTGFSNATQRLNAELGKFVRMPLVPLKFPTPSHRRFWRAIADMDAIVYAVINKLRDTDSSGLLAMLMNSTDADTNENLTDRELRDEVVTMLFAGHETSSSALTSTILLLQLHPEVRQRLRDDVDTALPGGHATMTDLPALSYSKQVMEEVLRLKPPAWMGQRRADEEDEIGGYRIPAGTPVMFSYYHAHRNPECWDQPDTFDPDRFTADAVAARDRNVYLPFGAGGHLCIGNAFAMMEMQLALSTIMRRFELTIENPDLTPTSALTLNTKFPVIATLTERQ
- a CDS encoding VOC family protein, yielding MTEPLQLAGISLDCGNPEALARFYIELLGGRLLWNNDGSAGIRIPSGLTMIAQKVADYTAPSWPGTSIVHLDLAADTDLDQCQLRALRIGAKPAPTQPDPRWRVLLDPAGHPFCITTCTPPP
- a CDS encoding IS110 family transposase, which encodes MTQAYAVFCGIDVGKGEHHAVGLDPAGKRLFDKALPNDETRLRAVFDQLATRGPLLIVVDQPNTIGALPVTVARACGHDVAYLPGLSMRRIADLYPGQAKTDARDAHIIADAARTMPHTLRRVDTGDETLTELGVLVGFDDDLAGEATRTSNRIRGLLTSIHPALERVLGPRVAHPAVLEILSRCGGPEGIRAAGRRKLTTIATKHAPRMGARLVEEILAALPAQTVTVPGSNAAEIVLPKLANSLKNVLLQRHQVAADIEEMLDDHPLAKVLTSMPGVGVRTGARILLEVGDGSAFASAGHLASYAGIAPVTHRSGSSIRGEHPARSGNHKLKRALFLSAFAALHDPASRTYYDRKRGEGKKHNAALICLARRRCDVLYAMLKTKEPYRNTLAPATT
- a CDS encoding ester cyclase → MSEQNKAAAKRVFDAWNMRDLDVFDEVIAADCINHDPQNPFADVHGPDGFKRLVQMYLAAFSDQRFLLNEQIAEGDFVTTRWTVTGTNDGEMMGMSPTGKSAVVQVITINRFQDGKIVESWACWDTLGMMQQLGVVQSAHSATT
- a CDS encoding YbaB/EbfC family nucleoid-associated protein, with protein sequence MAEDTEELAARIKRINEATEQVRGRARSADGAVYIETDARGAITDLRLAPHAVEHGMNRLAMLIADRHRAAFANAEAEAQQIFTELSQEQPRLDGRSGDTRRERAPIWGSEQSAAPPTYVPTHRRGDSGTGRSSFGDHKYVV